The Chitinophaga sp. Cy-1792 genome contains the following window.
CCAGCAACAGAAAGTGCAGGCGGGTTTACCATCGGAAGAAGAGGTAGCTGCCATACAACGGCAGAATATTTTCGGGTTACGTGTGATCGCCTTTGCGCTGGCGTTTACAGCGTTATTGCTATTTGTGCTTTGTGCATTGGCAGCCACCGGGAAAGTGCTGGTAGCAGTAATAGCAACCGTTGTGTTGCTGGCAGCTTTCATCCCTGTGCTGGCATTGCGGAAAATTAAATTAAAACAGGAACATCATCCCTCGGGAACAATCATTGTAAAAGAAAAAAATGTGGCATCATCCTGAAGTATGCAGGATAAAAATTGAAGCTTATGTTGAAAGAACAATCCATTGAAAGCCGGGAATTAAAAACAAGGGAATATATAGCAGACCTGGTAGTAACAGGTGGTGGACTCGCCGGCGTTTGCTGTGCCATCACTGCTGCCAGAGAGGGGATCAAGGTGATACTGGTGCAGGACAGGCCGGTGCTGGGTGGCAACTCTTCCAGTGAAGTACGTTTATGGGTACTGGGTGCCACTTCACATATGGGAAACAATAACCGATGGGCAAGAGAAGGCGGGGTCATCGATGAAATTATGACAGAGAATATCTTTCGTAATCCGGAAGGAAACCCGCTGATATATGATACTATTCTGCTGGAGAAAGTTACCAATGAACCAAATATTACCTTGTTGCTGAATACGGCTGCATTTGAAGTCAATAAATCAGATGCTGCTACTATTGAATCCGTCACTGCTTTTTGTAGTCAGAACAGCACCTTGTACCATCTGAAAGCTCCTATATTCTGTGATGCTTCCGGTGATGGTGTGGTAGGGTTTCTTGCGGGGGCAGCCTTTCGTATGGGCGCAGAAAGTGAAGCAGAGTTTGGAGAGAAATTCGCGCCTGGTAAAGAATACGGTGAGTTACTCGGGCATTCACTTTACTTCTATACCAAAGATACCGGGCGGCCGGTGAAATTTGTGCCACCGGCATATGCGTTGAAAGACATCACAGAAATTCCACGTTACAAGCGTATTACCAGCGGGGCACAAGGGTGTCAGTTCTGGTGGATAGAATATGGAGGCAGGCTGGATACCGTGCATGATACAGAAACGATCAAATGGGAGCTTTGGAAAGTGGTGTATGGTATATGGAATTATATTAAGAATTCCGGGGAGTTCCCGGAAGCGGAAACCATGACTTTGGAGTGGGTGGGGCAGATTCCCGGCAAGCGCGAGAGCCGGCGCTTTGAGGGCGATTATATGCTGATACAGCAGGATATTGTGGAACAGCGCACGCACCAGGATGCGGTAGCCTATGGTGGATGGTCTATAGACCTTCATCCGGCAGATGGGGTATTTAGTGAGAAGCCTGCCTGCAATCAATGGCATAGTAAGGGTGTATACCAGATTCCTTTCCGCAGTTTGTATAGTCATAATATCAGTAATCTATTGCTGGCAGGGCGTATTATCAGTGCCAGCCATGTGGCCTTTGGTTCCAGCAGGGTAATGGGTACCAGTGCCTGTGCTGCACAAGCCGCAGGCATGGCAGCCGTGTTTTGCACCCGCTACGACGTACAGCCGAAGGCGTTATTATCCGATGAGCTGATACACGAACTGCAACAGGCGCTGATTCGGACGGGGCAGTATATACCGCAGCTGTTTGCCCGGGATAAACAGGACCTGGTTCATAGCGCTACTATCAGTGCCAGCAGTGAGTACATATTGAAGCATTTAAAGGCAGATGGCGATGTTATTTCACTGGAGGCTTCCATGGCGCAGATGCTGCCGCTGAAAGCGGGTAAAATCCCTGCTGTTACCGTGTTTGCTGAAGCGATAGCAGATACGGAGCTGCTGGTGTCTTTGCGTACCTCCAGCCGTACTACGCATCATACGCCTGATGTGGTGTTACAGGAACTAACGGTGCCGCTTACACGTGGCGTGCAGGAAGTGACGTTGTCATTTGATGCGGTATTGGCGGAAGATAACTACATTTTTATTTGCTTTATGAAGAACCCTGTGATAAGCCTGAAAAGCAGCGGTGAAAGGGTGAGCGGCATATTAACGGTGTTTAATAAAACGAATCCTGCGGTTTCGAACTATGGTGCACAGCAGCCAACGGAAGATATCGGTATGGAGGCTTTTGAGTTCTGGTGTCCGGAACGCCGTCCGGCAGGGAAGAATCTGGCATTGAAGGTGCAGGAAGGCATTGCCTTGTTTGGCGCGGTGAATATCCGTAATGGGATCAATCGTCCTGTTGCACAGCCTAATATCTGGCTGGCTTCGCAGGAGGATGCTGATCCGAAGCTTACGCTTACCTGGGCGAAAAAGCAGACTATTACGGAGATAGAGCTGGTATTTGATACCGACTTCGATCATCCGATGGAGAATGTAATTTATCATCATCCGGAGACGGCCATGCCTTTTTGCGTGGAGTCGTTTGTGATCTGTGATGAAAACAAAAAGGTGGTGCTGGAAGTAAAAGGTAATCATCAGTCGCTGCACCGTATTAAACTGGCTACACCGCTGTGTACGGGCAGTATAACGATACACCTGCGTGGTACGCATGGTGGTACGCCACCGGGATTATTTGCCATCCGGTGTTATTAATTTTTCCACGTTAACTAAAGTACTATGTCAAAACATTTTATCACTGCACTGTTATGCACTGCGGGTATATTGGGCGCCGGCAGTGCTGCTATAGCCCAAACGAATACCCTCCAGCCGGAAGCTCACTGGGTTTGCGTTAACCAGACAGGTTATAACCTGCACGCTCCCAAGCGTTTTACAGTGCCTACGGCCATGCAGGGAAATTTATCTTTCTATATTACTGCAGAAGGAAAGAATACGCCACTATATAAAGGTAATACCAGTAATGGTTTGGGAGATTTTACCGACTTTACGCCAACGGATACACGTACCCGCTATGTTATTCATGCAACAGGAGCAGGATTGCCGGAAGGGGCATCCTATCCTTTCAGTGTGGCGCCGTACCTGCTGGAGCGGGAAGGGTTTCAGCCGTCGGTATGGTTTATGAATGATACCCGCAGTATTACGGGTACGCATCATTCGGCGTATGGTGGCTGTCCCTGGAGAGACGGGACCTATTACTCCTATGAGATACCTTCGCTGGTGTGGATGTTCCTGTCTAACCCTAAGGTATATACGGAAATGCCTGCTACTATTTCCTATGATAGTCTGAAAGCTATGGTGATGGCGCCGGAGTTCAAGCTGGTGAAGGCACCTAACGATGAAACGGCATTGGCCGCAGCCAGAAAATATTTTACTACTATTGAAAAGCCGTTAGGTAACAGGGTGCCTGATGTAATTATGGATTTGCACTGGGGACTTGGTTATTATATGGTGAACCCGGAAACGAAAGACCCTAGCGGAGATCCGCTGCCGAAGCAACTGCATCCCCAAACCTTGGCGCAGTTTGCATATTTCCTGTATGCCTATCCCTACCTGGATAAATGGTTCTCTAAAAGCTATTATAACCAGGTGCTGGCTTTTGCACGTAAAAACTGGCAGCCCATCGGACTGCTGGATATACAGAAAGAAGTGGGAGGCTCCAAAGGCCGCCATGCGCCTGGGTTTTCCGTATTGCCGAACCTGCTGATGTATGAAGTGGCAAAACGTGAGCATCTGCCGGAGGCAGAAAAATATATGCAGGCGGCTTATCAGCAGACTTCCTGGATCATCGATTCGTTGTCGCTGGATGTACCACTAAACACAAAGGGGCAGCGCATGAGTGAGTATGTGCTGATGACCGGGCTGGCAACATACCAGCTGCAATATGCAGATAAGGCCCCTAAAGGCTTACAGCAGAAAATTGAAAAGTGGGCAGATGTGATGATCAGCAGATCTGATAATGCCTGGGATTTCAGGCGTTACGACCTGGATAGTAGCTGGACAGTGCCTGAGTTCAACGAAGTGGGCAATGTGGCAGGATTCCCTGCCGCTGCGCTGCTGGCGTCGGCGGTGGTACATGATGCCGCTAAAAAGGAAAGACTGGAACAGCTGGCCTTTGCACATTTTGATAACCTGTATGGCCGTAATCCGCTGAATGCGCATGCTACGCACCATCCGGAAAAAGGCTTTGAGGGTATCTCCAAAGGTTATCCTACCGGCTTTCATGAAGACTGGTGTGCAAGGCTCGAATTGTCCAGGGGGACGCTTAACTGCCTCCCTGGTACGGAGATGTACCCTTTCAATCCGAAAGGAAAGGAGCGCCACCTGGAAGGATGGATCAACCATAATACCGCCTGGAATGTGAGTCTGGCGGTACTTAACTGGTACGATAACCGCCCGCAGCAGTTCACGCAGGCACAGCATGCGTTAAACCTTTCCTGGCAGGCGCCTTTGAATGCCGGGCAATCGTTGCCGGTTACATTGCTGGTGAATGGGGTGGTTAGAACAACGGTGGCATTAACATCGGCTAACGGTATAGACTATACGGCAACCATTCCGCTGACACAGCTGAAAGGCCTGAAGCAGGGTGATAAGATAACGGCAGTTTATGGCGAAGGATTTCTGGCGAAGCGCCAGGAGCTGGTGCTGACAAATACAGTTAATAAAATTGCCAGTAGATAAATAGTTTAATGTGAATGTTCGAAAGGCTTCAAACCGCGTGGTTTGGAGCCTTTTTTCGTATAAACGTCTCCGTGAGCAGAACCAGGTAAGGCGTCTGCATCTAGCTGACTAAAAAATGCCCACAGTAAAATCCTCCATCATTACAGTAAAACCTGTCATTGGCCACCAGTGGCCCTTGAACTAATTTGAAGCTTTCTAGTGGAGGAGGTTTTTGTGTCATTTTTTAATCAGCGATTGGATGTCATGTTTGTAAAAAAGTACTATGAAGAATTTGTGCGGGACGATAAAAGAAGAACGAAGGGCCGCACCATTACTGAAACGGATATCGTGTTGCATGCCGGGCAGTCGGGGGATTTCTTCCCGCACCATATGGACGAAGAATGGTGCAGAACGCAGCCTTTTAAAAAGCGTATCGCTCATGGCACGCTGATATTTACGGTGGCCATCGGCCTGACAGCCGAGTTGGTAAATGAAGTATCAATAACCTATGGTTATGAGCGGCTAAGGTTTTTAGCACCGGTATTTATTGGAGATACCATCCATGTAGAGGTTACTATAAAAGAGAAAAAAGACCACAAAAAGCCCGGCATGGGGCTGGTAACAGAGTTGGTAGAAGTATTTAACCAGCACCGGCAGCTGGTGATGATCTGTGAGCATCTTTTACTCGTAAACAAAAATGAAATTTAGTTTATGGCCCGTATCATATTGAAAGGTATTACCTGGGATCATAGTCGCGGCCTTACACCCTTGCTGGCGGCGGCGCAGCGCTATCAGGAACTGCACCCTGGTGTCGATATCCAATGGAAAAAGCGATCATTGCAGGAGTTTGCCGATGCCCCCATTGAAGAACTTACTCATCACTATGATCTGCTGATTATCGATCACCCCTGGGTAGGCTGTGCCGCCGCCACGCGTTGTGTGCTCCCGCTTAATCAATATCTTCCTGCGGCCTACCTGGCCAATCAGGCAGAAAATTCTGTAGGCGCCTCTCATGCCAGTTACGAATATGACGGACAGCAGTGGGCACTTGCCATTGATGCGGCCACTCCTGCAGCCAGCTACCGTAAAGACCTGCTGGAAAAGAACTATCAGCCGCTTCCTGCCACCTGGAATGACCTGCTGCTGCTGGCAGTGAAAGGAAAGGTAGCCGTACCGGCCATTCCCATCGACCTGCTGATGAACTTTTATACTTTCTGTATCGCCAATGGCAACACACCGTTTGCTGGCAGCGAAGAAATTATAGACCGCGAAACAGGCGTGAGGGCCATCGAAAACATGAAGCAGTTATATAGTCTGGTAGATAAAAAGATGTTCCAATGCAACCCTATTGCGGTGGCGGAGCTGATGACCCGTACCAACGACTACTGGTATTGCCCTTTTGCATATGGTTATTCCAACTACGCCCGCAGCGGTTTTGCTGACCGGTTATTGCACTATGCCGGCGTGGTTAGCTTCAATGCCAGGCCACTTCGTACTACCGTTGGCGGTACCGGCATCGCCGTGTCGGCCTTCAGTAAACATAAAAAAGCGGCGGCCGACTTTGCCGCCTGGGTATCATCAGAAAAGATACAGCGCACCCTGTATGTACAGCATGGTGGCCAGCCCGGACACCGTGCCGCCTGGACAGACGATGATGTCAATCATCTCACCCATGACTATTTCAAACAGGTGTTACCGTTAATGGAAAATGGATATATACGTCCACGTTATAATGGCTATCTCCATTTCCAGGACCATGCCGGGTTACCGCTGCAAAACTGTTTGCAGCACAATGGGAATCCGTTGCAGGCACTGGAAGAAATGAACCGGATTTACCGCGACAGCCTCGTCTCACACCAAAAGCATGCTATTGTATGATGGATTTGCCATTAGAAGGAATTACCGTGCTGGAATTCAGCCAGTACCTCTCCGGGCCCTCCGCAGGCTTACGCCTGGCGGACCTCGGCGCCAGGGTGATCAAAATAGAGCGCCCTGTACACGGAGAGGCAGGAAGAAAATTATCCATTAAAAATTTATGGGTAGATGACAGCTCGCTGCTGTTTCATACCATCAACAGAAATAAAGAGAGCTTTGCCGCAGACCTGAAAAATCCTGACGATCTCGCCCTGGTAAAACAGCTGATCGCCAAAGCGGATGTGCTGATACATAATTTTCGGCCAGGTGTGATGCAAAAGATAGGACTGGATTATGACGCGGCCTCGGAAATCAATCCCGGATTGGTGTATGCCGAAATTACCGGTTACGGAAAAGAGGGGCCATGGAAGGAAAAACCCGGACAGGACCTGCTGATGCAGTCCCTCACCGGATTAACTTTTACCACCGGCAATGCTACCAATGGCCCCGTGCCTTTCGGTATTTCCATCGCTGACATCCTTTGTGGTGCACAGCTGGTGCAGGGCATCATTGCAGCGCTCATACGCCGGAGCAAAAAGAAAACAGGCGCACTGATTGAAGTGAGTCTGATGGAAACCTTGCTGGACTTTCAGTTTGAGCTACTCACCACTTACTATAACAGTCAGCAGCAGCCGCTGCGGAGTAAGACCAACAGCGGGCATACCTTACTGGGCGCGCCTTATGGCGTGTACAAAGCAGCGGATGGCTTCATTGCACTCGCTATGATGGACATCGCGGTACTGGCGGAAACCGTTGAGTGCGCTGCATTGCAGGGCTTTACTACCAGTCAGGCCTTCGCGCAGCGCGATAATATTAAATCCATCCTCGCTGATCATCTGCATAAAAACACAGTAAAACACTGGCTGCAAAAGCTGCAGGAACGCGGCCTCTGGGCCATGGAAGTACTGGACTGGGAAAAAATGACTACCCATGATGCCTATCGTGCTTTACAAATGGAGCAGGTACTGCATGCAGCAGGTAAAGAGATTATTACCACGCGTTGTCCGATTCGTATTAACGGGCAGCGGCTGGTTTCCGGTAAGCCCGCACCTAAAGTAGGGGAGCATAATGAAATGCTGATCAGGGAAATGAATGAAGTGATAGTAAACAAGAAATAATGCTGTTAGACGATATACTAGTTATAGATTTTAGTCAGTTTTTATCAGGGCCTTCTGCCGCCTTGCGACTCGCGGATCTGGGTGCGCAGGTCATCAAAATAGAAAAGCCTGGTACCGGTGATATCTGCCGCCAGCTGTATGTCTCGGATGTAAGAATAGCGGGGGAGTCGACCATCTTCCATGCCATTAACCGCAATAAAAAAAGTTATGTGGCAGACCTGAAAGATGCTGAAGATATTGAAAAGATCAAACAGCTGATTGCGAAGGCAGATGTGATGATGCACAACTTCCGTCCTGGCGTCATGGAGCGCATAGGGCTGGACTATGAAAGCGTGAAGGCAATCAATCCCGGAATTATATACGCGTATTTGAATGGATATGGAAAAACGGGGCCATGGAAGGACTTGCCTGGACAGGATTTGCTGCTCCAGGCAGCTTCCGGGCTTACCTGGTTGAGTAACAACCAATCGGAAAACCCTACGCCCATGGGTGTGTCGGTAGGAGATATTATGGCCGGTACCCATCTCACGCAGGGAATACTGGCAGCACTGCTCAAAAAGAGCATCACTGGCGTTGGTGCGCAGATAGCTGTAAGTATGTTTGAGAGTGTACTCGATTTTCAGTTTGAAGTCCTGACCTGCTTTTATAACGACGGGCGGCAGTTGCCACAGCGCAGTGCCGTTAATAACGGGAACGCCTATATTGCCGCCCCTTATGGCATTTATAAAACCAGTAGCGGCTATATGGCGCTGGCGATGAGCAATATCCTGGTGCTGGCAGATTTGCTGGGATGTGCGCCGCTGAAACAGTTTACAGACCCGGCAGGATGGTTTAGCCGCAGAGATGAAATCAAGCAGGTATTGGCAGATCATCTGCCAGGAAATACGACGGAGCATTGGCTGGCTATCCTGGAAAAGGCAGATATCTGGTGTGCGCCGGTTATGAATTACGATCAGCTGGTACAGGAAGAGGCTTACCGGGTATTGAATATGGAGATTACCGTGCAGACAGGTAACGGTTTATCCATAAAAACTACAAGATGTCCTATTAGAGTCGACGGTAAATTATTATCTTCCGCAAAAGGAGCTCCATTACTGGGAGAAGATAATGCGGAAATAGACAGGATGTTTGGGCTCAAGGAATAACCGGGTCCCTGCACGCGGGACGCCAACAGAAAACCAGCGTTATGAAAATTGTCGACACCCATTTGCACATCTGGGACCTTAGCCGGGCAGCCTATCCCTGGCTGGAAAACGATACCTCGATCCTGAACCGCACCTGGTGCATAGCAGAGCTGGAGCATGCAAGAGCTGCTGCCGGCGTAACACATGGCATGCTGGTACAGGCCAGTGGCTGCCGGGAAGATACGGAGCTGATGATGGAAACCGCCCGTAATACGCCATGGATCAACGGCGTAGTGGCATGGCTACCGCTAACGGATACACGCCAGACACAGGAATTGCTGGAAACAACCTACCTGCAGGAACCTTATTTTAAAGGTGTCCGTCACCAGGTACATGATGAAGATGATACCCGCTGGTTGCTGCAACCTGCGGTGATAAATAGTTTGAAGTTTCTGGCCAGACACGGTATACCCTATGATTTCGTAGGGGTATTACCGGAGCACCTGGAAACAGCCCTGGAGGTGGCAGAGCGGGTGCCAGACCTGCGGATGGTGTTCGATCATCTGAATCAGCCACCGATCAGCACTGGTGAAACCTTTGGCCGTTGGGGAACCTTGATGAAAGCAGCCGCAAGGCATCCTAACTTTTATGCGAAGATATCCGGGCTGGGCACTGCCTCCGGGAATTTTGCAGGTCGTACTGCCGATCATATTTCGCCTTACGTAGCATATGTACTGGAGCATTTCGGCGCCGGGCGTTGCTTTTGCGGTGGAGATTGGCCGGTGTCTATGCTGGCAGACGATTATGCAGGCACCTGGCAGACCATCACACATATACTGGGAAGGCTTTGCAATGAAGCAGACCAGGAAAAGATATTATACGACAACGCTTGTCGTTTTTACAATTTATCCACCCTTTAATCCGGTACCATGGAAGTTGTCAATGGTATATTTTTTCATGCAATGGGCGCCTCTGGTGCAGCATTGTGCTATACGCCACAGAAGAAGGTCAGTGGCTGGTCGTGGCATACCTACTGGCTGTTGCAGGCGGCAGTATGCTGGCTGTTGCTGCCCGTGCTGGTGGCCTGGATCACCATTCCGCAGCTGATGCAGGTATTGCAGGAAGCGCCTGCCGGCGCTATGCAGCGGTCTTTCCTCCTGGGGATGGCCTATGGTGTTGGAGGTACTGCTTTTGGTATTGCCATCCGCTATGTGGGTTTTTCATTGACCTATGCCATATCCGTAGGTATTTCCTGTGTACTGGGTACTTTGTTACCGCCACTGGTACACGGCACCTTGCCGGAAATATTTGCTGCCGGCGGCGCACCTTACCTGATGAGTGGCGTGGCCATGGGCGCAGTAGGTATTGCCTTGTGCGGACTCGCCGGACGCAGTAAGGAAAAAGACCTTAGTGCGGGTGGGCCGTCAGGATTTTCGCTGGCTAAAGGATTGCCATTGTGTTTGCTGTCGGGTGTATTATCAGCGCTGTACGGCTTTTCGCTGGACCAGGGACAGCCGATAGCAGATATAGCCGCCCGTCATGGCGCCGGCAGTTTTCAGGGGAATGTGATTTATCTTTTTTCCAATACCGGCGCATTTTTAACTACGCTGGTATATTGTTTATATCTGCATACAAAAGAAAAAACATTTGATGAATATGCCGTTGCAGGTAACAGCAGGCTTACGTTGAACTACGCCATGGCTGCACTGACAGGCATACTCTGGTACGGGCAGTTTTTCTTTTATGGCCTGGGACATGTACGTATGGGGCATTTCAAGTTTTCCAGCTGGGCCATTCATATGATCATGCTGGTATTACTCAGTGCTGTCACCGGACTGTTTTTGAAAGAGTATGCAAACGTTTCCAGTAAAACCATGCGAACCTTATGGCTGGCCCTGGGTGTGCTGGTAGCTGCCATCTTATTGTTAACTTATGGCAACTATGTAGACGCTTAGTCGCCCGTTGCTACAGTATTTCCCGTTATGAAACCGCGATTACCCTTACATCCGCAACCTATCTATATTATTGGTGCCGGTGGTATTATCAACAGTGCCCATTTGCCCGCCTATCAGCTGGCAGGCTTTGTGGTAGCAGGAATATTTGATCTCTCTCCCGAAAAGGCTGCTGCTACTGCATCCAGCTTTAATATACCACAGGTTTTTTCTTCGCTGGAAGCGATGGTGCAGGCAGCGCCTGCCGGTGTGATGTATGATGTGGCCGTACCCGGATCAGCGATACTTTCCGTATTACAACAGTTACCGCCAGGTGCCAACGTATTACTGCAAAAGCCGATGGGCGAAAACCTGGAGCAGGCAGCACAAATACTGGCGCTGGTCAGGGAGAAGCAAATGCTGGCTGCTGTTAACTTTCAGCTTCGCTATGCACCGTATATCCTTGCTGCCAAAGAAATTATTTACAGTGGATATATCGGTACGCTGAATGATGTGGAAATTAACGTCAACGTATATACGCCCTGGCATTTGTGGGACTTCCTCTTTACTGCCGAAAGAGTAGAGATACTATACCATAGCATTCATTATATCGATCTTGTCAGGAACCTGCTGGGCAACCCGCAGGGGATGTTTGCCAAAACGGTGAAACATCCTGCCATGCAGCAACTGGCGTCTGTGAGGAGTAATATTATAATGGATTATGGAGATATGGTCCGGGCAAATATTATCACCAATCACTGTCACAATTTTGGGAATACACATCAGCACTCCTATATCAAGCTGGAAGGGGATAAAGGCGCTATCAAAATCGATTTTGGTGCGTTGATCAATTATCCGCATGGCATAGCTGACCGCTTCGGGTACGCCGTTACTAACGGAGAAGGACATACGGAGTGGAAGACGTTGGCCATAGAAGGCAGCTGGTTTCCGCATGCTTTTATTGGCAGCATGGCGCAGTTAATGCTGGCCGCTGAAGGCAGTATTGCGCTGCCGGATAATTCGGTGGAAGACTGCATCCATACAATGGCCTGCGTGGAAGCCGCCTACGCTGCAAGTAAGCTGCCCGGTGTGCCGTTAAGCGTTTTTGATAACTTATGATTGATTAGCATGGTAAGGAGATTATTTTTGTTGGTTGGGTTGCTGTTTGTCTTGCTGGCGCAGGGTTCGCCTTCGGCGGATTATTTTCACGCAAAGCAGCATAAGGGGCAAAGCAGCAAAGGGCCACATTTTGTTTTAGTAGATAGGAAGATTGGCATTGAATTTCTTTCCGGAAATATTTCGCCGAGGGTACAGTGGGGAATGGCGCGGCTTTCTGCTTCGTTGAAAAAAGCAGGCTACGAGGTAGTTAT
Protein-coding sequences here:
- a CDS encoding CaiB/BaiF CoA-transferase family protein; the protein is MLLDDILVIDFSQFLSGPSAALRLADLGAQVIKIEKPGTGDICRQLYVSDVRIAGESTIFHAINRNKKSYVADLKDAEDIEKIKQLIAKADVMMHNFRPGVMERIGLDYESVKAINPGIIYAYLNGYGKTGPWKDLPGQDLLLQAASGLTWLSNNQSENPTPMGVSVGDIMAGTHLTQGILAALLKKSITGVGAQIAVSMFESVLDFQFEVLTCFYNDGRQLPQRSAVNNGNAYIAAPYGIYKTSSGYMALAMSNILVLADLLGCAPLKQFTDPAGWFSRRDEIKQVLADHLPGNTTEHWLAILEKADIWCAPVMNYDQLVQEEAYRVLNMEITVQTGNGLSIKTTRCPIRVDGKLLSSAKGAPLLGEDNAEIDRMFGLKE
- a CDS encoding ABC transporter substrate-binding protein produces the protein MARIILKGITWDHSRGLTPLLAAAQRYQELHPGVDIQWKKRSLQEFADAPIEELTHHYDLLIIDHPWVGCAAATRCVLPLNQYLPAAYLANQAENSVGASHASYEYDGQQWALAIDAATPAASYRKDLLEKNYQPLPATWNDLLLLAVKGKVAVPAIPIDLLMNFYTFCIANGNTPFAGSEEIIDRETGVRAIENMKQLYSLVDKKMFQCNPIAVAELMTRTNDYWYCPFAYGYSNYARSGFADRLLHYAGVVSFNARPLRTTVGGTGIAVSAFSKHKKAAADFAAWVSSEKIQRTLYVQHGGQPGHRAAWTDDDVNHLTHDYFKQVLPLMENGYIRPRYNGYLHFQDHAGLPLQNCLQHNGNPLQALEEMNRIYRDSLVSHQKHAIV
- a CDS encoding amidohydrolase, with product MKIVDTHLHIWDLSRAAYPWLENDTSILNRTWCIAELEHARAAAGVTHGMLVQASGCREDTELMMETARNTPWINGVVAWLPLTDTRQTQELLETTYLQEPYFKGVRHQVHDEDDTRWLLQPAVINSLKFLARHGIPYDFVGVLPEHLETALEVAERVPDLRMVFDHLNQPPISTGETFGRWGTLMKAAARHPNFYAKISGLGTASGNFAGRTADHISPYVAYVLEHFGAGRCFCGGDWPVSMLADDYAGTWQTITHILGRLCNEADQEKILYDNACRFYNLSTL
- a CDS encoding FAD-dependent oxidoreductase, coding for MLKEQSIESRELKTREYIADLVVTGGGLAGVCCAITAAREGIKVILVQDRPVLGGNSSSEVRLWVLGATSHMGNNNRWAREGGVIDEIMTENIFRNPEGNPLIYDTILLEKVTNEPNITLLLNTAAFEVNKSDAATIESVTAFCSQNSTLYHLKAPIFCDASGDGVVGFLAGAAFRMGAESEAEFGEKFAPGKEYGELLGHSLYFYTKDTGRPVKFVPPAYALKDITEIPRYKRITSGAQGCQFWWIEYGGRLDTVHDTETIKWELWKVVYGIWNYIKNSGEFPEAETMTLEWVGQIPGKRESRRFEGDYMLIQQDIVEQRTHQDAVAYGGWSIDLHPADGVFSEKPACNQWHSKGVYQIPFRSLYSHNISNLLLAGRIISASHVAFGSSRVMGTSACAAQAAGMAAVFCTRYDVQPKALLSDELIHELQQALIRTGQYIPQLFARDKQDLVHSATISASSEYILKHLKADGDVISLEASMAQMLPLKAGKIPAVTVFAEAIADTELLVSLRTSSRTTHHTPDVVLQELTVPLTRGVQEVTLSFDAVLAEDNYIFICFMKNPVISLKSSGERVSGILTVFNKTNPAVSNYGAQQPTEDIGMEAFEFWCPERRPAGKNLALKVQEGIALFGAVNIRNGINRPVAQPNIWLASQEDADPKLTLTWAKKQTITEIELVFDTDFDHPMENVIYHHPETAMPFCVESFVICDENKKVVLEVKGNHQSLHRIKLATPLCTGSITIHLRGTHGGTPPGLFAIRCY
- a CDS encoding L-rhamnose/proton symporter RhaT, giving the protein MEVVNGIFFHAMGASGAALCYTPQKKVSGWSWHTYWLLQAAVCWLLLPVLVAWITIPQLMQVLQEAPAGAMQRSFLLGMAYGVGGTAFGIAIRYVGFSLTYAISVGISCVLGTLLPPLVHGTLPEIFAAGGAPYLMSGVAMGAVGIALCGLAGRSKEKDLSAGGPSGFSLAKGLPLCLLSGVLSALYGFSLDQGQPIADIAARHGAGSFQGNVIYLFSNTGAFLTTLVYCLYLHTKEKTFDEYAVAGNSRLTLNYAMAALTGILWYGQFFFYGLGHVRMGHFKFSSWAIHMIMLVLLSAVTGLFLKEYANVSSKTMRTLWLALGVLVAAILLLTYGNYVDA
- a CDS encoding Gfo/Idh/MocA family protein, which translates into the protein MKPRLPLHPQPIYIIGAGGIINSAHLPAYQLAGFVVAGIFDLSPEKAAATASSFNIPQVFSSLEAMVQAAPAGVMYDVAVPGSAILSVLQQLPPGANVLLQKPMGENLEQAAQILALVREKQMLAAVNFQLRYAPYILAAKEIIYSGYIGTLNDVEINVNVYTPWHLWDFLFTAERVEILYHSIHYIDLVRNLLGNPQGMFAKTVKHPAMQQLASVRSNIIMDYGDMVRANIITNHCHNFGNTHQHSYIKLEGDKGAIKIDFGALINYPHGIADRFGYAVTNGEGHTEWKTLAIEGSWFPHAFIGSMAQLMLAAEGSIALPDNSVEDCIHTMACVEAAYAASKLPGVPLSVFDNL
- a CDS encoding MaoC/PaaZ C-terminal domain-containing protein codes for the protein MFVKKYYEEFVRDDKRRTKGRTITETDIVLHAGQSGDFFPHHMDEEWCRTQPFKKRIAHGTLIFTVAIGLTAELVNEVSITYGYERLRFLAPVFIGDTIHVEVTIKEKKDHKKPGMGLVTELVEVFNQHRQLVMICEHLLLVNKNEI
- a CDS encoding CaiB/BaiF CoA-transferase family protein, whose protein sequence is MDLPLEGITVLEFSQYLSGPSAGLRLADLGARVIKIERPVHGEAGRKLSIKNLWVDDSSLLFHTINRNKESFAADLKNPDDLALVKQLIAKADVLIHNFRPGVMQKIGLDYDAASEINPGLVYAEITGYGKEGPWKEKPGQDLLMQSLTGLTFTTGNATNGPVPFGISIADILCGAQLVQGIIAALIRRSKKKTGALIEVSLMETLLDFQFELLTTYYNSQQQPLRSKTNSGHTLLGAPYGVYKAADGFIALAMMDIAVLAETVECAALQGFTTSQAFAQRDNIKSILADHLHKNTVKHWLQKLQERGLWAMEVLDWEKMTTHDAYRALQMEQVLHAAGKEIITTRCPIRINGQRLVSGKPAPKVGEHNEMLIREMNEVIVNKK